A single window of Cryptococcus neoformans var. neoformans JEC21 chromosome 3 sequence DNA harbors:
- a CDS encoding AMP deaminase, putative: MSHSPDDPYTSPSPSPFPSPLPIPAPTYEDHLNGAPHSHSSPSFDYHEERRTHLKDEIWMSHHLPRLPPPSASEAGSSVRTDTGTSFKSRMAPGDYFDTSNPTGPVRQLSPKASFNPSVLRANMSNVEKGGEAMTMREHEVDPDVNDLGTALRQATLRLDKESTMLSPSGPDYGDLDPAPALVHRQEMDAQERLDLEEEKKEKELAMKAFTGENEGQTKVQPQQPSGVQQGIGNELESLYASFSRCLELRDKYIELSNQRLGDNPRDHDGTFHGFNPASAGDVMGLKPEYDPETVEIPAEAKDDIPTWNIYPPPPPPRWHWKTAQDGVHPEPATIEDNNKRSAPNQRDVEVFKVEDCEIPGKDEGRTFMVNDEGVFTVYVDRVNSPSVSNGQPPERQANAQISDDKQPLSRVPSLKEYFTDLDFLLGVCSDGPAKSFAFRRLKYLQSKWSLYCLLNEYQELADMKAVPHRDFYNVRKVDTHIHHSASMNQKHLLRFIKSKLKKSPDEIVIHRDDKDLTLKEVFESLNLTAYDLSIDMLDMHAHQEFHRFDRFNDRYNPTGSSRLREIFLKTDNLLKGKYLAELTHELITDLEQSKYQHSEWRLSIYGRNINEWDNLAKWVVNNKLISHNVRWLIQVPRLYEVFKGQGLVDNFEDVVRNVFQPLFEVTQDPASHPELHIFLQRVVGFDSVDDESKPERRLYRKFPTAKMWNTKQSPPYSYWIYYMYANMASLNAWRRSRSFNTFVLRPHCGEAGDPDHLSSAFLTAHSISHGILLRKVPALQYLFYLKQIGLAMSPLSNNALFLTYERNPFKDFFRTGLNVSLSTDDPLQFHFTASHLLEEYSCAAQIYKLTPADMCELARNSVLQSGWEMQVKKHWLGQRWYWPGAAGNDIHKTNVPTIRLAYRQATLLEELALIRHGEHSPSATPTHLKPPTTIKPDKPGLATHSSDIAAAAMAKSSGIPAAHLVGGASELDRRSLERKRAIGGTDKQAQMSDTAS, from the exons ATGTCCCACTCCCCAGACGACCCATACACGAGtccctcaccctctccatTCCCGTCCCCTCTCCCAATTCCCGCCCCCACTTACGAAGACCACCTCAATGGAGCGCCCCATTCACactcctccccctctttCGACTATCACGAGGAACGCAGGACCCATTTGAAGGACGAAATCTGGATGTCCCACCATTTGCCTCGTCTCCCACCTCCAAGTGCGTCAGAGGCAGGCTCTTCTGTCCGCACAGACACCGGCACCAGTTTCAAAAGCAGGATGGCTCCCGGGGACTATTTCGATACGAGTAATCCAACCGGTCCTGTGCGACAACTGAGTCCCAAAGCATCGTTCAATCCTTCAGTGCTGCGTGCAAATATGTCCAACGTAGAGAAAGGTGGGGAGGCTATGACTATGCGCGAGCATGAAGTAGATCCTGATGTCAACGATCTCGGCACCGCTCTTCGTCAAGCAACTCTCCGCCTCGACAAAGAATCCACCATGCTTTCACCTTCAGGTCCAGATTACGGAGATTTGGATCCTGCACCGGCCCTCGTCCACAGGCAAGAAATGGATGCTCAAGAAAGGCTAgatcttgaagaagagaagaaggagaaggagttaGCCATGAAGGCTTTTACAGGTGAAAATGAGGGACAAACAAAAGTGCAGCCTCAACAACCCAGTGGCGTTC AACAAGGAATCGGAAATGAACTCGAGTCGCTCTA CGCGTCATTTTCCCGCTGTCTCGAGCTTCGTGACAAGTACATAGAACTTTCAAACCAACGCTTGGGCGACAACCCTCGAGACCACGATGGCACCTTCCACGGGTTCAATCCTGCGTCCGCAGGTGACGTGATGGGCCTCAAGCCCGAATATGATCCCGAAACTGTTGAGATCCCAGCTGAGGCCAAAGATGATATCCCTACGTGGAACATTtatcctccccctccccctcctcgtTGGCATTGGAAGACCGCCCAGGATGGCGTTCACCCTGAGCCTGCAACGATAGAAGATAATAACAAGCGATCAGCTCCAAATCAGAGGGATGTGGAAGTTTTCAAGGTGGAGGATTGTGAAATCCCGGGTAAGGATGAAGGGAGGACATTTATGGTCAATGATGAAGGTGTGTTCACTGTATACGTGGACAGGGTCAATTCTCCCTCCGTCAGCAATGGGCAACCCCCCGAGCGTCAAGCGAACGCACAAATCTCAGACGATAAGCAACCTCTTTCGCGTGTTCCCAGTCTCAAGGAGTACTTCACCGACCTtgatttccttcttggtgTTTGCTCTGATGGTCCTGCCAAGAGTTTTGCTTTCAGAAGGCTCAAATACCTTCAAAGCAAGTGGAGTCTTTATTGTTTGTTGAATGAATATCAAGAATTGGCGGATATGAAGGCCGTACCTCATCG AGACTTTTACAACGTCCGAAAAGTTGACACTCACATTCACCACTCGGCAAGCATGAACCAGAAGCATCTTCTGCGATTTATCAAgtccaagctcaagaagtCACCTGAT GAAATTGTCATCCATCGAGATGACAAGGATCTCACGCTGAAGGAGGTCTTTGAGTCGCTTAATCTCACGGCTTATGATCTTTCCATTGACATGCTTGATATGCACGCCCACCAA GAATTCCACCGATTCGACAGGTTCAATGACCGATATAATCCAACCGGATCTTCCCGTCTGCGTGAAATCTTCCTCAAGACTGACAACTTGTTAAAGGGGAAGTATCTGGCTGAACTCACACACG AATTAATCACGGATCTGGAACAGAGTAAATACCAACACTCTGAATGGCGTCTCTCCATTTATGGCCG TAACATCAACGAATGGGACAACCTTGCAAAATGGGTGGTCAACAATAAGCTCATCTCGCATAATGTTAGGTGGTTGATTCAAGTTCCAAGACTTTATGAAGTTTTCAAGGGTCAGGGGCTGGTCGACAATTTTGAGGATGTTGTCCGCA ACGTTTTCCAACCTTTGTTCGAAGTAACTCAGGACCCTGCTTCCCATCCTGAGCTTCATATTTTCCTTCAGAGAGTCGTAGGATTTGACTCTGTCGACGACGAATCTAAACCCGAGAGACGACTCTATCGCAAGTTCCCAACCGCCAAAATGTGGAACACTAAACAAAGTCCGCCCTACAGTTACTG GATCTACTACATGTACGCTAACATGGCGAGCCTCAATGCTTGGCGTCGTTCTCGCAGTTTCA ACACTTTTGTCCTCCGGCCTCATTGTGGTGAAGCCGGTGATCCCGACCATCTTTCATCGGCGTTCCTCACCGCCCATTCTATCTCTCACggcattcttcttcgtaaGGTCCCTGCATTGCAGTACCTATTCTATCTCAAGCAAATTGGACTGGCTATGTCTCCATTGAGTAATAATGCCTTGTTCTTGACGTACGAGAGGAATCCATTCAAAGACTTTTTCAGGACTGGGTTGAACGTGTCGTTGTCAACAG ATGATCCCCTTCAGTTCCATTTCACTGCCTCCCATTTGCTTGAAGAGTACTCGTGCGCTGCGCAAATTTACAAACTTACCCCTGCCGACATGTGTGAGCTGGCGCGAAACTCTGTACTTCAATCTGGCTGGGAAATGCAAGTCAAAAAGCACTGGTTAGGTCAAAGGTGGTATTGGCCTGGTGCTGCTGGTAATGATATCCATAAGACCAATGTGCCCACAATCAGGTTAGCATATCGACAGGCCACTTTACTGGAGGAGCT GGCTCTCATTCGCCACGGGGAGCATTCTCCAAGTGCTACCCCTACCCACTTGAAACCACCCACTACTATCAAACCCGACAAGCCCGGTCTTGCCACGCATTCTTCCGACATTGCTGCGGCCGCTATGGCCAAGTCGTCTGGTATTCCTGCTGCACACCTTGTTGGCGGAGCGTCTGAGCTTGATCGTCGAAGtttggaaagaaagagagctATAGGTGGAACGGATAAGCAAGCACAGATGTCTGATACCGCAAGTTAA
- a CDS encoding hexose transport-related protein, putative, translated as MFFSKYRGSTGRNKPEHAHAPDRDSIPSLDDLGIQLHPDTARYVTDSQALADAIGGNGLRDMFGNGLVVAAAFSTCMGGLLFGFDQGILSIVLTMPQFLEQFPDVNINVSSSAAFNKGIMTALLELGAFIGALQAGFVADKYSRKKAIALGSVWFVIGAIIQTTSFSFAQLVVGRFIGGLGVGLLSAVAPMYISEVAPPNIRGALLAMEGATIVIGIVVMFYITYGSRFIENDWSFRLPFLIQMAPCILLGFGLWKLPYSPRWLAGAGRDADCLNALMRLRRLPSTDPRLQAEWISIRAEAIQNREVIIKDHPSLQGRDFMSELKLEVVSWIDMFRPKLIKRTIIGPMLMMFQQFQGVNALIYYSPTLFEQLGLDYEMQLDMSGVLNISQMVATIVAFFVLDRVGRKPPLIFGSICNTICHIIVAVIMAKYSHDWVKYHNEAWVAVAFILTFMFTFGVGWSPVPWAMPAEVHSSSRRAKGVAITTCACWLCNFIIGLITPPMLQNIKYGTFLFFGVFALLSGIWVWFFCPEPMGKTLEQMDEIFRSNTAHEDNITKVEIQAAIMDASPIGSTTSVFRSGEKLGDKDIQQEWVETV; from the exons ATGTTCTTCAGCAAGTATAGAGGCAGCACCGGGCGTAACAAGCCCGAACATGCTCATGCTCCCGACCGGGACTCCATCCCTAGTCTCGATGACCTTGGTATCCAACTTCATCCAGACACAGCCCGATATGTAACAGATAGTCAAGCCTTGGCGGACGCCATTGGAGGTAATG GCCTTCGAGATATGTTTGGTAATGGACTGGTAGTGGCTGCTGCTTTTTCCACCTGCATGGGAGGTCTCCTCTTCGGTTTTGATCAAGGTATCCTTTCTATCGTCCTCACTATGCCTCAATTCCTTGAGCAATTTCCGGACGTCAATATCAAtgtttcttcctcggccGCCTTCAACAAAGG CATCATGACTGCTCTCTTGGAGTTGGGTGCTTTCATCGGCGCTCTTCAAGCTGGGTTTGTTGCTGATAAGTACTCTCGAAAAAAAGCAATTG CTCTTGGATCAGTATGGTTCGTCATTGGAGCTATAATCCAGACCACGTCATTCTCCTTTGCCcagcttgttgttggacgATTCATTGGAGGCCTGGGTGTCGGTCTTCTTTCTGCAGTGGCCCCTATGTATATCAGCGAAGTGGCACCTCCTAACATTCGAGGAGCCTTACTCGCCATGGAAGGTGCCACTATTGTCATCGGTATTGTAGTGATGTTCTATATT ACGTATGGTTCTCGGTTCATTGAAAATGATTGGAGCTTTCGTCTCCCCTTCTTGATACAAATGGCCCCTTGTATTCTCCTTGGTTTCGGTCTTTGGAAGCTGCCATACTCTCCCAGATGGCTTGCTGGCGCGGGTCGAGATGCCGACTGTCTCAACGCTCTGATGCGTCTTAGACGCTTACCTTCCACAGACCCTCGTCTGCAAGCAGAATGGATCAGCATCCGTGCAGAGGCTATCCAGAACCGAGAAGTGATAATCAAGGATcacccatctcttcaaggAAGAGACTTCATGTCGGAACTTAAGCTTGAAGTCGTTTCATGGATAGACATGTTCCGACCCAAGTTGATCAAGCGTACGATTATTGGTCCcatgttgatgatgttcCAGCAATTTCAAGGAGTCAATGCT CTTATCTACTACTCGCCTACTCTCTTTGAGCAGCTTGGACTCGATTATGAAATGCAACTAGACATGAGCGGCGTACTCAACATTTCGCAGATGGTTGCCACCATTGTCGCTTTCTTCGTTCTTGACCGAGTCGGTCGAAAGCCTCCACTCATATTTGGTTCTATTTGCAACACCATATGTCATATAATTGTGGCCGTTATCATGGCCAAGTACAGTCATGACTGGGTCAAGTATCATAACGAAGCTTGGGTGGCGGTCGCCTTTATTCTGACTTTTATGTTCACTTTTGGCGTCGGGTGGTCACCTGTACCTTGGGCGATGC CTGCCGAAGtccattcttcatcccGCCGAGCCAAAGGTGTTGCCATCACCACTTGCGCATGCTGGCTCTGTAACTTTATTATTGGACTCATTACTCCCCCTATGCTTCAAAATATCAAATACGGCacattcctcttctttggaGTATTTGCTTTACTTTCAGGTATCTGGGTATGGTTCTTTTGCCCTGAACCGAT GGGGAAAACCCTTGAGCAAATGGATGAGATTTTCCGCTCCAACACCGCTCATGAAGACAACATCACCAAAGTCGAGATCCAGGCGGCCATTATGGATGCCTCGCCTATTGGAAGCACAACCTCTGTGTTCAGATCCGGCGAAAAGCTCGGCGACAAAGATATTCAACAGGAGTGGGTGGAGACCGTTTAA
- a CDS encoding monooxygenase protein, putative, whose product MAPIAIQNPLEDAQVAPPPPLKSSKASMGSIKKELPKHPDAVPHDYMYKFKYNHELPLHGKEGIEIPQNVNPKDVADEIASLLSQATSKGDPKAFSELFLEHGVWRDRVALTWDYRTFNWRSAILKAATDLLPENPISKVTVIDPPPTVERPYEDLSFVQAHIGFQTNKVGATALCNIVLTKDGYKIWTFNSAIESLHGFREVPERDGHMTGPHSWTQQREIDISMEDSEPEVLIVGGGQNGLMLGARLKALGVNALIVERNKRIGDNWRGRYEALSLHLPHWADHFAYMPYPEQHWPTFCPAAKLGDWFEWYASAMELNTWTDSSVTGAKQDPDGKWTVEVNRGGQGKRVFHPKQLVMATSLIGIPHVPKVPGDDIFKGTIRHSSQHDSSREWVGKKVLVVGTSSSGFDTAYDFARRGVDVTLLQRSPTYIMSLTHCIPRLLGVYKPDDNGKRPDIDIADRIAHGMPVGPGEELGRRLGQELTELDHDLLQALEDKGFKTWRGQRNTSTQTLGYTKAGGFYFDAGACTQIIEGKIKVEQGYIDHFTEDKVVLNGDREKTYDLVVLATGFSNTIDSVRRTLGDDVADRCKPVWGMDEEGELNSAWRDTGVPNLWVMVGTLQAARYHSKKVALNIKARLEGICKEPYLE is encoded by the exons ATGGCACCTATCGCGATTCAAAACCCCCTCGAGGATGCTCAAGTagcccctcctcctcctttgaAGTCCAGCAAAGCCAGTATGGGGTCAATCAAGAAGGAGCTTCCCAAACATCCAGATGCTGTCCCACACGACTACATGTACAAGTTCAAGTACAACCACGAACTTCCTCTCCACGGGAAGGAGGGTATCGAGATTCCTCAGAACGTCAATCCCAAGGACGTGGCCGACGAGATAGCTTCCTTGCTATCACAGGCCACCAGTAAGGGTGACCCCAAGGCTTTTTCAGAGCTCTTTTTGGAGCACG GTGTGTGGCGTGACAGAGTCGCCCTCACTTGGGACTACCGCACTTTCAACTGGCGTTCCGCTATTCTCAAGGCAGCCACTGACCTTCTGCCCGAGAATCCTATTTCCAAGGTCACGGTCATCGACCCCCCTCCTACCGTTGAGCGACCTTACGAGGACCTGTCCTTTGTCCAAGCTCACATCGGTTTCCAAACAAACAAAGTGGGGGCCACCGCACTCTGCAACATCGTTCTCACCAAGGATGGCTACAAAATCTGGACCTTCAACTCTGCCATCGAATCCCTTCACGGGTTCCGCGAGGTGCCGGAGAGGGATGGACACATGACTGGACCGCACTCATGGACCCAGCAAAGGGAGATTGACATTAGTATGGAGGATAGTGAGCCCGAGGTGCTTATTGTAGGCGGTGGTCAGAA TGGTCTTATGTTGGGTGCTCGTTTGAAAGCCCTTGGAGTTAATGCTCTAATTGTTGAGCGTAACAAGCGTATCGGCGATAACTGGAGAGGCCGGTATGAGgctctttcccttcatcttcctcattggGCCG ACCATTTTGCGTACATGCCGTATCCCGAGCAACACTGGCCCACTTTCTGCCCAGCTGCAAAATTGGGAGATTGGTTTGAATGGTACGCCAGCGCCATGGAACTGAACACCTGGACCGATTCCTCTGTTACCGGTGCTAAGCAAGATCCCGATGGTAAATGGACCGTCGAGGTTAACCGTGGCGGTCAGGGCAAGAGGGTTTTCCACCCCAAGCAGCTT GTTATGGCCACATCTCTCATCGGCATTCCCCATGTACCCAAGGTTCCCGGCGACGACATATTCAAGGGCACTATCAGACACTCTTCTCAGCACGACAGCTCCCGCGAGTGGGTGGGCAAGAAAGTGCTCGTCGTTGgcacttcttcttccggctTCGACACTGCATACGACTTCGCTCGTCGTGGTGTAGATgtcactcttcttcaacgcTCGCCTACCTACATCATGTCCCTCACTCACTGTATTCCGCGTCTCTTGGGCGTCTACAAGCCGGATGACAATGGCAAGCGACCAGACATCGACATTGCTGACCGTATCGCCCACGGAATGCCAGTTGGGCCTGGTGAAGAGCTCGGAAGAAGGCTCGGCCAAGAGTTGACCGAACTTGACCACGACTTGCTCCAAGCTTTGGAGGACAAGGGCTTCAAGACATGGAGGGGTCAGAGGAATACATCCACCCAAACTCTCGGCTACACGAAGGCAGGCGGCTTTTACTTCGATGCTGGTGCCTGTACGCAGATCATTGAGGGTAAAATCAAGGTTGAACAGGGCTACATTGACCA TTTCACCGAGGACAAGGTGGTTCTTAACGGAGACAGGGAAAAGACTTACGATCTGGTCGTTCTTGCAACCGGGTTCTCCAACACCATTGACTCCGTCCGTCGTACTCTTGGCGACGACGTTGCCGATCGCTGCAAGCCAGTTTGGGGTATGGACGAGGAGGGTGAGCTTAACTCTGCTTGGCGAGACACAGGTGTGCCAAACTTGTGGGTCATGGTAGGAACACTCCAGGCGGCTAGATACCATTCGAAGAAGGTTGCTTTGAATATCAAGGCTAGGTTGGAAGGGATTTGCAAGGAGCCTTATCTAGAGTAA
- a CDS encoding t-complex protein 1, theta subunit (tcp-1-theta), putative produces the protein MSLKVPKASGPDLFKSGYKHLSGLEEAVLRNIAAVGELSEIVRTSFGPNGRNKLIINHLGRLFVTSDAATIIREIEVAHPAAKLLVMASTAQEAEMGDATNLVLIFAGELLKRSEHLLTMGLHPSDVIQGYEMALAKGREELETLVAAQITSSPLPSVDNLAAAVSSSLASKQPGCEVLLSKLVAEAALAVMPKNPKDFNVDSVRVVKVLGGGLEASRVVRGMVFGREPEGIVKNATRAKVAVYTCGLDISQTETKGTVLLKKAEDLLNFSRGEEKQLEGYFKEIADSGVKLIIAGSGIGDLALHYLNRMGIAVIKVLSKFDLRRLCRVVGATPLARLGAPTPEEAGMVDVFETIEIGGDRVTVLRQEEGEKTRTATIVLRGATANYLDDLERSLDDGINTIRILFRDGRLVPGAGASEIELARRISAYGGKTAGLAQHSIKRWAEACEVVPRTLAENAGLNSEDVVSSLYKAHADGQVDAGVDIESEKEGVRSTKDMGVFDPYAAKDWALKLATEAAISVLRVDSIIVAKQAGIAPPKQQGHWDDD, from the exons ATGTCTCTAAAAGTACCCAAGGCCTCAGGCCCCGACCTTTTTAAGTCTGGCTACAAG CACTTGTCTGGACTGGAGGAGGCCGTCTTGAGGAACATAGCGGCTGTTGGAGAGCTCAGCGAGATAGTGAGGACCTCATTCGGACCCAATG GTCGGAACAAACTTATTATCAACCACCTGGGACGACTTTTTGTCACTTCTGATGCTGCCACCATTATCCGAGAAATTGAGGTTGCCCATCCTGCTGCGAAGCTTCTGGTCATGGCTAGTACTGCTCAGGAGGCCGAGATGGGGGACGCGACCAATCTAGTGCTCATCTTTGCCGGAGAGCTGCTCAAACGATCGGAACATCTTTTGACTATGGGTTTGCACCCGTCAGACGTCATTCAGGGGTACGAGATGGCCTTGGCAAAGGGACGAGAAGAGCTCGAAA CTCTGGTGGCCGCACAGATcacatcttctcccttaCCTTCTGTCGACAACCTTGCAGCTGcagtttcttcttcccttgccTCCAAGCAACCTGGATGTGAAGTACTGCTCTCAAAACTTGTCGCCGAGGCTGCCTTGGCAGTCATGCCTAAAAACCCTAAGGATTTCAACGTCGATTCAGTGCGAGTAGTCAAGGTTCTGGGCGGCGGTCTTGAGGCGAGCAGAGTCGTTCGGGGCATGGTGTTCGGTAGAGAACCTGAAG GTATTGTGAAGAATGCTACCAGGGCTAAGGTAGCAGTATATACTTGTGGTCTGGATATCTCCCAGACTGAGACTAAGGGTACTGTTCTGCTCAAAAAGGCGGAAGATCTGTTGAACTTCTCACGCGGTGAAGAGAAACAACTCGAGGGC TACTTCAAAGAAATTGCCGACTCCGGTGTCAAGCTCATCATTGCTGGTTCCGGTATTGGTGACCTTGCCTTACATTATCTCAATCGAATGGGCATTGCGGTCATCAAGGTTCTTTCCAAATTCGACCTTCGACGATTATGTCGGGTTGTTGGTGCCACTCCTCTTGCCCGGCTCGGTGCTCCCACCCCCGAGGAAGCTGGTATGGTTGATGTATTTGAGACCATCGAGATCGGTGGGGACCGTGTCACTGTCCTTcgacaggaagaaggggagaagacTCGAACTGCCACTATCGTTCTTCGTGGTGCCACTGCCAACTACCTTGATGACCTCGAACGATCTCTTGACGACGGTATTAATACCATCCGCATCCTTTTCCGCGACGGCCGGCTTGTGCCTGGGGCCGGTGCCAGCGAAATTGAACTCGCTCGACGTATTTCCGCCTACGGTGGCAAAACTGCCGGCCTCGCTCAACATTCTATCAAGCGATGGGCCGAAGCTTGTGAAGTTGTTCCTCGTACATTGGCTGAGAACGCGGGCCTCAACTCGGAAGATGTCGTCAGTTCTCTCTACAAAGCGCATGCCGACGGACAGGTCGATGCGGGTGTGGACATTGagagcgagaaggagggtgtCAGATCTACTAAGGACATGGGGGTTTTCGACCCATATGCTGCTAAAGACTGGGCATTGAAGCTGGCGACCGAGGCAGCTATCAGTGTTCTCAGAGTGGACAGTATCATTGTGGCCAAGCAAGCAGGAATAGCTCCCCCTAAGCAGCAGGGACACTGGGATGATGATTAG
- a CDS encoding peroxisomal membrane protein pex13 (peroxin-13), putative, with protein MASIPPRPKPWESSSPVAGPSKSAASQPSAFDTAIQTSTSNSVSNAPALPEKPTGLGSSAAYGGYSSSMQPYSQRYNGSYGMSPYNNMSGYGSYGGYGAMGGMNRFGGGYGGYNYGMGGYGVGGMGGPGEGYPTLASSLQASTAPAFAVVESLVTAFTSLAQLVESTYLATHSSFFAMVGVADQLGSLKTYLGQVLGVFSILRLGRKILSWLKGKKVKTGPWGEEWDRIGSSGLPPNGQGGRPSIKPLVIFLLSALGLPYLMSRLVKVLVAHQTNQKSILSPDGTIDPTKLEFVRAKWEFTPTEEWELGLGRDEIVAVLEKRGEGMNSWWRGRTRDGRTGWFPANYVEVIRRDTRSATDKR; from the exons ATGGCATCCATCCCCCCTCGCCCAAAGCCATGGGAGTCATCCTCCCCAGTCGCAGGTCCCAGCAAATCCGCAGCCTCTCAGCCCTCGGCCTTTGATACTGCTATTCAGACCTCGACGTCGAACAGTGTGTCCAACGCACCCGCGTTGCCTGAGAAACCCACTGGACTGGGCTCAAGTGCAG CTTATGGGGgatactcttcttcaatgcAGCCATATTCGCAACGATATAATGGGAGCTATGGGATGTCGCCATATAATAACATGAGCGGCTATGGAAGCTATGGAGGATACGGGGCTATGGGTGGGATGAACCGGTTCGGTGGGGGTTATGGTGGTTATAATTACGGGATGGGAGGTTATGGGGTAGGTGGCATGGGAGGGCCGGGAGAG GGATACCCTACCCTCGCATCTTCACTCCAAGCTTCCACCGCCCCAGCTTTTGCAGTAGTAGAATCCCTTGTTACAGCATTCACTTCACTGGCTCAACTGGTCGAGTCCACATACTTGGCCACCCATTCATCCTTTTTCGCCATGGTTGGGGTGGCAGATCAGCTCGGCTCTCTTAAAACTTATCTAGGTCAAGTGCTCGGAGTCTTTTCAATCTTAAGGCTAGGACGGAAGATTTTATCGTGGCTCAAAGGGAAAAAAGTCAAGACAGGTCCTTGGGGGGAAGAATGGGACCGGATTGGTTCCTCTGGTCTACCGCCAAACGGTCAAGGTGGCCGTCCAAGTATCAAGCCATTAGTtatcttcttgctttctgCTTTGGGGCTCCCGTACTTGATGTCACGACTTGTGAAAGTGCTTGTCGCCCATCAGACCAATCAAAAATCTATTCTTTCACCTGATGGAACGATTGACCCCACCAAGTTAGAATTTGTGAGGGCCAAATGGGAATTTACGCCCACGGAGGAGTGGGAACTAGGGTTAGGACGGGACGAAATAGTAGCTGTATTAGAAAAAAGGGGTGAGGGAATGAATAGTtggtggagagggagaaCCAGGGACGGAAGGACAGGGTGGTTTCCTGCAAACTAT GTTGAGGTCATTAGGAGGGACACAAGGTCAGCGACTGATAAACGATAG